In a genomic window of Aricia agestis chromosome 2, ilAriAges1.1, whole genome shotgun sequence:
- the LOC121739969 gene encoding ATP-binding cassette sub-family G member 1-like, with protein MELSQTQPLGEGKLSYLPPRPPIDLGFQDLTYTVKNGKSSKIILRGINGEFRSGQLTAILGPSGAGKSTLLNILAGYRAVGASGLISANGEPRDLRTFRKLSRYIMQDDLLQPLITVHEAMMMAADLKLGSGMRRDKKAIVVEEIVQLLRLDKARHTVTERLSGGERKRLSIALELVNNPPVVFLDEPTTGLDDVASSTCVSLLKRVARGGRTVICSLHTPSARLFSVFDHVYVVAEGRCAYQGTAAGVVPYLKELQLPCPKTYNPADFVIEVSSGEYGYHLDKLVSAIDNGRNQRWREFAIAENDEEDIQWKSTQGVAGHNYNYESSFCLQFSVLVKRMLLQTVRNRSYLYLRLGLHVFLGGIVGALYMGIGNDGSKAMFNFGFCYACIIAMLYTAMMPILLAYPTEVSLIKREYFNRWYGLKPYYAALVVSRTPLTVFFALLFLVIVYPITSQPLEVVRIVMFLTMCIMVALISESMGTLISSTLNVVNSMFVGPVLSVPLMLLAVYGMGNGDERPPLIWGIARACSFLRYALEGLIVAVYGESRKDLYCPDDAEFCEYKSAKHFVHMLGMSGASFWKDFGALLVMFALSNLATYYLLRQRLSPNYAFRAIKVIGTFIKNKMSEVM; from the exons ATGGAACTGTCACAAACGCAGCCGCTGGGGGAGGGGAAGCTGTCGTACCTCCCCCCTCGCCCCCCCATCGACCTCGGCTTCCAGGACCTCACGTATACTGTCAAGAATGGGAAAT cgtcaaaaataatattacgcgGCATAAACGGCGAATTCCGTTCCGGGCAGCTGACGGCGATCCTGGGGCCCTCCGGCGCGGGGAAGAGCACCCTGCTCAACATATTGGCTGGATACAG GGCCGTCGGAGCGTCCGGTCTGATCTCCGCCAACGGGGAACCTCGCGACCTGCGGACGTTCCGCAAGCTGTCCCGGTACATCATGCAGGACGACCTGCTGCAGCCTCTCATCACCGTGCACGAGGCGATGATGATGGCAGCCGACCTCAAACTCGGGAGCGGCATGAGGAGGGATAAGAAGGCTATCGTC GTGGAGGAGATAGTCCAGTTGCTGCGGCTGGACAAGGCCCGACACACGGTGACAGAGCGGCTGTCGGGCGGCGAGAGGAAGCGGCTGTCCATCGCCCTGGAGCTCGTCAACAACCCACCTGTCGTCTTCCTCGACGAACCCACCAC CGGTCTGGACGACGTCGCATCCTCCACATGCGTGTCCCTCCTGAAACGCGTCGCGCGCGGCGGTAGAACTGTCATCTGCTCCCTGCACACACCCTCAGCGCGGCTGTTCTCAGTGTTCGACCACGTGTATGTGGTGGCAGAGGGCAGATGCGCTTACCAGGGCACTGCGGCCGGTGTGGTGCCTTACCTGAAGGAGCTGCAGCTGCCCTGCCCGAAGACTTATAATCCGGCTGATTTTG taATCGAAGTATCGAGCGGGGAGTACGGCTACCATCTCGACAAGCTGGTTTCCGCGATAGACAACGGGAGGAACCAGAGGTGGCGGGAGTTCGCCATCGCAGAGAATGATGAGGAGGATATACAGTGGAAGAGCACGCAGGGGGTGGCAGGACATAACTATAACTACGAGAGCAGCTTCTGCCTGCAGTTCAGTGTGCTGGTGAAGAGAATGCTGCTACAGACTGTTAGAAATAGG AGCTACCTGTACTTGAGGCTGGGCCTGCACGTGTTCTTGGGCGGCATTGTGGGTGCCCTTTACATGGGCATCGGAAACGACGGCAGCAAAGCCATGTTCAACTTCGGGTTCTGTTACGCCTGCATCATTGCCATGTTGTACACCGCCATGATGCCTATATTATTAGCAT ACCCAACAGAAGTGTCACTGATAAAACGAGAATACTTCAATAGATGGTACGGCTTGAAACCATACTATGCGGCGCTGGTCGTCTCCAGAACTCCTCTGACTGTGTTCTTCGCGCTGCTGTTCCTTGTGATAGTGTACCCCATCACCAGCCAGCCTCTGGAAGTCGTCAGGATAGTCATGTTCCTGACTATGTGCATCATGGTAGCGCTGATCTCCGAATCCATGGGTACACTCATATCGTCAACTTTAAATGTCGTG AACTCAATGTTCGTGGGCCCCGTACTGAGTGTGCCCCTGATGTTGTTGGCGGTGTACGGGATGGGCAACGGTGATGAAAGACCGCCTCTGATCTGGGGCATCGCCCGCGCCTGCTCCTTCCTCCGATACGCGCTAGAAGGCCTCATAGTCGCCGTTTACGGGGAGTCAAGAAAGGACCTCTATTGCCCCGACGATGCAGAGTTTTGCGAATACAAGAGTGCTAA ACACTTCGTTCATATGCTGGGGATGTCGGGAGCGTCATTTTGGAAGGACTTCGGAGCCCTACTGGTGATGTTCGCTCTGTCGAACCTGGCCACATACTATCTCTTACGGCAGAGGCTGTCTCCCAACTATGCCTTCAGAGCCATCAAAGTCATCGGCACATTCATCAAGAACAAAATGAGTGAAGTGatgtga